Proteins found in one Polyodon spathula isolate WHYD16114869_AA chromosome 10, ASM1765450v1, whole genome shotgun sequence genomic segment:
- the LOC121322342 gene encoding rab3 GTPase-activating protein catalytic subunit-like isoform X2 has translation MAADSDPESEVFEITDFTTASEWERFVSKVEEVLNNWKLIGSSVHKPLEKGEYNSGTWEEKTEEISFADYKFTITHHYLKKESPDGEEKEEPEEDAFPAAMQDLLCMNNDFPPRAHCLVRWYGVREFVIISPGANNDAIISESKCNLLLSSISIALGNTGSQVPLFVQIQQKWRRMYAGECQGPGVRTDFEMVHLRKVPNQYSHLSGLLDIFKSKIGCPLTPIPPVNIAIRFTYILQDWQQYSWPQQPPDFDALLGGEVGGVEFGKLPFGACEDPISELHLATTWPHLTEGIVVDNDVYSDLDPVQAPHWSVRVRKADNPQCLLGDFLSEFFKLCCRKESTEEILGRSPLEEEGKENADISQALSKLTEPTTVPIHKLSVSSMVHSARKRMRRHRHVEESPLSNEVLNSILLYLFPDAAEKPSNGAEEKPCTSNANRPPEKEPENYNLYNQFKSSPADSLTYKLSLCLCMVNFYHGGVKGVVQLWQEFVLEMRYRWENNYLVPGLASGPPDLRCCLLHQKLQMLNCCIERKKARDNGKRPSSSDSSAGSAGERKVSGSDNGKAAQNSSGIVDRRERGEANQGKSWESWSDSEEEFFECLSDTEELKENAQDNEKKEGPPKENKDAPRTKAEGRLHPHGKLTLLHYIQEPLYIPVTQEPAPMTEDLLEEQSEVLAKLGTSAEGAHLRARMQSACLLSDMESFKAANPGCCLEDFVRWYSPRDYVEEEVLDEKGNTITKGELSARMKIPGNMWAEAWETAKPAPARRQKRLFDDTREAEKVLHYLAVQKPADLTRHLLPCIIHAAILKEKEEESTEDIASVRKVISQIISNASKILRYPNPDYKKLEEIINQIMAVETIIARARSLKAKFGINKCENIDEKEDLEKFVNSLLEEPEVSVVGAGRGPAGSIIHNLFVTAQRAALMTLMDEESVKSGSQEERRQNLGAVSDFPPPAGREIILRTAVPRPAPYSKPLPQRMFCVLMKEDFRLAGAFSSDTSFF, from the exons ATGGCGGCTGATAGTGAT CCGGAGTCGGAAGTGTTTGAAATCACAGACTTCACCACCGCCTCGGAATGGGAAAG GTTTGTTTCAAAGGTAGAGGAAGTGCTGAATAACTGGAAACTGATTGGAAGTAGCGTACACAAACCTCTGGAGAAG GGCGAATATAACAGTGGCACCTGGGAAGAAAAGACAGAAGAAATTTCCTTTGCAGACTACAAATTTACAATAACGcatcactatttaaaaaaagagtcacCCGACGGGGAAGAAAAAGAGGAACCAGAGGAAG ATGCATTCCCTGCAGCTATGCAAGATTTGCTGTGCATGAACAATGATTTTCCACCCAGAGCTCACTGTTTAGTCAGATG gtaTGGGGTGCGTGAGTTTGTTATAATTTCTCCAGGAGCCAACAATGATGCAATCATCAGTGAATCAAAGTGTAATCTGCTGTTAAGTTCCATATCAATTGCCTTGGGGAACACAGGCAG CCAGGTACCACTGTTTGTACAAATCCAGCAGAAGTGGCGACGGATGTATGCTGGTGAATGTCAGGGTCCTGGGGTCCGCACTGACTTTGAAATGGTCCACCTTCGCAAAGTGCCAAACCAGTACAGTCACCTGTCAGGACTGCTGGATATCTTCAAGTCAAAGATT GGTTGCCCTTTGACTCCCATACCCCCTGTGAACATAGCAATCAGGTTCACATACATCCTTCAGGACTGGCAGCAATATTCCTGGCCCCAACAACCTCCAG ACTTTGATGCACTTCTGGGAGGGGAAGTTGGAGGAGTGGAATTTGGGAAGTTGCCATTTGGAGCCTGTGAGGATCCTATTAG tgaaCTTCACTTAGCCACGACTTGGCCCCACCTGACAGAAGGCATTGTTGTTGATAATGACGTTTATTC CGATTTAGATCCTGTTCAGGCACCTCATTGGTCGGTGAGAGTAAGAAAAGCAGATAACCCTCAATGCCTTCTGg GTGATTTCCTTAGTGAATTTTTTAAACTCTGTTGTCGGAAGGAGTCTACTGAGGAAATTCTAGGAAGGTCACCTTTGGAGGAAGAGGGAAAAG agaatgcAGATATTAGTCAAGCCTTATCTAAACTGACTGAGCCAACCACTGTTCCCATTCATAAACTGTCTGTGTCCAGCATGGTTCACAGTGCACGGAAAAGGATGCGCAGACATCGACATGTGGAGGAGTCACCACTCAGTAACGAGGTCCTTAATTCAATTTTATTG taCCTTTTCCCAGATGCAGCTGAGAAACCATCCAATGGAGCTGAAGAAAAACCTTGCACATCTAATGCAAACCGGCCACCTGAAAAAGAGCCTGAGAACTAT aATCTGTACAATCAGTTCAAGTCCTCTCCTGCTGACAGTCTTACCTACAAACTGTCCCTCTGTCTCTGCATGGTCAACTTCTATCACGGAGGAGTAAAGGGTGTGGTACAGCTCTGGCAGGAGTTTGTGTTGGAAATGCGTTACAGATGGGAAAACAATTATCTCGTGCCAGG GTTAGCCAGTGGACCTCCTGATCTAAGATGTTGCTTATTGCACCAGAAGCTGCAG ATGTTAAACTGTTGCATTGAGAGGAAGAAAGCCAGAGACAATGGGAAGAGGCCGAGCTCTTCGGACAGTTCTGCTGGCAGTGCGGGGGAGAGGAAGGTGTCCGGCAGTGACAATGGGAAGGCCGCACAGAATTCCTCTGGGATTGTGGaccggagagagagaggagaggccaACCAGGGGAAGTCTTGGGAATCCTGGAGTGACAGTGAGGAAGAGTTCTTCGAGTGCCTCAGTGACACGGAGGAgctgaaagaaaatgcacagGACAATGAAAAGAAGGAGGGAcctccaaaagaaaacaaagacgcACCAAGGACTAAAGCTGAAGGCCGTCTGCATCCGCATGGGAAACTGACCCTGCTGCACTACATTCAAGAGCCCCTGTATATCCCAGTAACACAA GAGCCGGCTCCAATGACAGAGGATTTGCTAGAAGAACAGTCAGAGGTGTTGGCTAAATTAGGGACATCAGCTGAAGGAGCGCATCTGCGGGCTCGAATGCAGAGCGCCTGTCTACTCTCAGACATGGAGTCCTTCAAG GCAGCTAACCCTGGTTGCTGTTTGGAAGACTTTGTGAGGTGGTACTCTCCCCGGGATTATGTTGAGGAGGAGGTGCTTGATGAGAAAGGCAATACAATTACCAAGGGGGAGCTGAGCGCCAGGATGAAGATACCTGGAAACATGTGGGCGGAGGCCTGGGAGACGGCCAAGCCAGCCCCAGCACGCAGGCAAAAGAGGCTTTTCGATGACACCAGAGAGGCGGAAAAG GTTCTGCATTATTTAGCTGTTCAGAAACCTGCTGACCTCACAAGACATTTATTGCCCTGCATTATCCATGCTGCCATTCTCAAAGAGAAAGAGGAAG AATCGACAGAAGATATTGCTTCTGTAAGAAAAGTAATTTCGCAGATAATCTCTAATGCCAGCAAGATTTTACGTTATCCCAACCCAGATTATAAGAAACTGGAG GAAATTATTAACCAGATAATGGCTGTGGAAACCATTATTGCCAGGGCACGGTCTCTAAAAGCAAAGTTTGGGATCAATAAATGTGAAAACATTGATGAAAAGGAGGATCTGGAAAA GTTTGTGAATTCTTTGCTGGAGGAACCAGAGGTGTCAGTGGTTGGAGCAGGAAGAGGCCCAGCTGGAAGCATTATTCACAATTTATTTGTCACTGCTCAGAgg
- the LOC121322342 gene encoding rab3 GTPase-activating protein catalytic subunit-like isoform X1, which produces MAADSDPESEVFEITDFTTASEWERFVSKVEEVLNNWKLIGSSVHKPLEKGEYNSGTWEEKTEEISFADYKFTITHHYLKKESPDGEEKEEPEEDAFPAAMQDLLCMNNDFPPRAHCLVRWYGVREFVIISPGANNDAIISESKCNLLLSSISIALGNTGSQVPLFVQIQQKWRRMYAGECQGPGVRTDFEMVHLRKVPNQYSHLSGLLDIFKSKIGCPLTPIPPVNIAIRFTYILQDWQQYSWPQQPPDFDALLGGEVGGVEFGKLPFGACEDPISELHLATTWPHLTEGIVVDNDVYSDLDPVQAPHWSVRVRKADNPQCLLGDFLSEFFKLCCRKESTEEILGRSPLEEEGKENADISQALSKLTEPTTVPIHKLSVSSMVHSARKRMRRHRHVEESPLSNEVLNSILLYLFPDAAEKPSNGAEEKPCTSNANRPPEKEPENYNLYNQFKSSPADSLTYKLSLCLCMVNFYHGGVKGVVQLWQEFVLEMRYRWENNYLVPGLASGPPDLRCCLLHQKLQMLNCCIERKKARDNGKRPSSSDSSAGSAGERKVSGSDNGKAAQNSSGIVDRRERGEANQGKSWESWSDSEEEFFECLSDTEELKENAQDNEKKEGPPKENKDAPRTKAEGRLHPHGKLTLLHYIQEPLYIPVTQEPAPMTEDLLEEQSEVLAKLGTSAEGAHLRARMQSACLLSDMESFKAANPGCCLEDFVRWYSPRDYVEEEVLDEKGNTITKGELSARMKIPGNMWAEAWETAKPAPARRQKRLFDDTREAEKVLHYLAVQKPADLTRHLLPCIIHAAILKEKEEESTEDIASVRKVISQIISNASKILRYPNPDYKKLEEIINQIMAVETIIARARSLKAKFGINKCENIDEKEDLEKFVNSLLEEPEVSVVGAGRGPAGSIIHNLFVTAQRLAESTDEAALMTLMDEESVKSGSQEERRQNLGAVSDFPPPAGREIILRTAVPRPAPYSKPLPQRMFCVLMKEDFRLAGAFSSDTSFF; this is translated from the exons ATGGCGGCTGATAGTGAT CCGGAGTCGGAAGTGTTTGAAATCACAGACTTCACCACCGCCTCGGAATGGGAAAG GTTTGTTTCAAAGGTAGAGGAAGTGCTGAATAACTGGAAACTGATTGGAAGTAGCGTACACAAACCTCTGGAGAAG GGCGAATATAACAGTGGCACCTGGGAAGAAAAGACAGAAGAAATTTCCTTTGCAGACTACAAATTTACAATAACGcatcactatttaaaaaaagagtcacCCGACGGGGAAGAAAAAGAGGAACCAGAGGAAG ATGCATTCCCTGCAGCTATGCAAGATTTGCTGTGCATGAACAATGATTTTCCACCCAGAGCTCACTGTTTAGTCAGATG gtaTGGGGTGCGTGAGTTTGTTATAATTTCTCCAGGAGCCAACAATGATGCAATCATCAGTGAATCAAAGTGTAATCTGCTGTTAAGTTCCATATCAATTGCCTTGGGGAACACAGGCAG CCAGGTACCACTGTTTGTACAAATCCAGCAGAAGTGGCGACGGATGTATGCTGGTGAATGTCAGGGTCCTGGGGTCCGCACTGACTTTGAAATGGTCCACCTTCGCAAAGTGCCAAACCAGTACAGTCACCTGTCAGGACTGCTGGATATCTTCAAGTCAAAGATT GGTTGCCCTTTGACTCCCATACCCCCTGTGAACATAGCAATCAGGTTCACATACATCCTTCAGGACTGGCAGCAATATTCCTGGCCCCAACAACCTCCAG ACTTTGATGCACTTCTGGGAGGGGAAGTTGGAGGAGTGGAATTTGGGAAGTTGCCATTTGGAGCCTGTGAGGATCCTATTAG tgaaCTTCACTTAGCCACGACTTGGCCCCACCTGACAGAAGGCATTGTTGTTGATAATGACGTTTATTC CGATTTAGATCCTGTTCAGGCACCTCATTGGTCGGTGAGAGTAAGAAAAGCAGATAACCCTCAATGCCTTCTGg GTGATTTCCTTAGTGAATTTTTTAAACTCTGTTGTCGGAAGGAGTCTACTGAGGAAATTCTAGGAAGGTCACCTTTGGAGGAAGAGGGAAAAG agaatgcAGATATTAGTCAAGCCTTATCTAAACTGACTGAGCCAACCACTGTTCCCATTCATAAACTGTCTGTGTCCAGCATGGTTCACAGTGCACGGAAAAGGATGCGCAGACATCGACATGTGGAGGAGTCACCACTCAGTAACGAGGTCCTTAATTCAATTTTATTG taCCTTTTCCCAGATGCAGCTGAGAAACCATCCAATGGAGCTGAAGAAAAACCTTGCACATCTAATGCAAACCGGCCACCTGAAAAAGAGCCTGAGAACTAT aATCTGTACAATCAGTTCAAGTCCTCTCCTGCTGACAGTCTTACCTACAAACTGTCCCTCTGTCTCTGCATGGTCAACTTCTATCACGGAGGAGTAAAGGGTGTGGTACAGCTCTGGCAGGAGTTTGTGTTGGAAATGCGTTACAGATGGGAAAACAATTATCTCGTGCCAGG GTTAGCCAGTGGACCTCCTGATCTAAGATGTTGCTTATTGCACCAGAAGCTGCAG ATGTTAAACTGTTGCATTGAGAGGAAGAAAGCCAGAGACAATGGGAAGAGGCCGAGCTCTTCGGACAGTTCTGCTGGCAGTGCGGGGGAGAGGAAGGTGTCCGGCAGTGACAATGGGAAGGCCGCACAGAATTCCTCTGGGATTGTGGaccggagagagagaggagaggccaACCAGGGGAAGTCTTGGGAATCCTGGAGTGACAGTGAGGAAGAGTTCTTCGAGTGCCTCAGTGACACGGAGGAgctgaaagaaaatgcacagGACAATGAAAAGAAGGAGGGAcctccaaaagaaaacaaagacgcACCAAGGACTAAAGCTGAAGGCCGTCTGCATCCGCATGGGAAACTGACCCTGCTGCACTACATTCAAGAGCCCCTGTATATCCCAGTAACACAA GAGCCGGCTCCAATGACAGAGGATTTGCTAGAAGAACAGTCAGAGGTGTTGGCTAAATTAGGGACATCAGCTGAAGGAGCGCATCTGCGGGCTCGAATGCAGAGCGCCTGTCTACTCTCAGACATGGAGTCCTTCAAG GCAGCTAACCCTGGTTGCTGTTTGGAAGACTTTGTGAGGTGGTACTCTCCCCGGGATTATGTTGAGGAGGAGGTGCTTGATGAGAAAGGCAATACAATTACCAAGGGGGAGCTGAGCGCCAGGATGAAGATACCTGGAAACATGTGGGCGGAGGCCTGGGAGACGGCCAAGCCAGCCCCAGCACGCAGGCAAAAGAGGCTTTTCGATGACACCAGAGAGGCGGAAAAG GTTCTGCATTATTTAGCTGTTCAGAAACCTGCTGACCTCACAAGACATTTATTGCCCTGCATTATCCATGCTGCCATTCTCAAAGAGAAAGAGGAAG AATCGACAGAAGATATTGCTTCTGTAAGAAAAGTAATTTCGCAGATAATCTCTAATGCCAGCAAGATTTTACGTTATCCCAACCCAGATTATAAGAAACTGGAG GAAATTATTAACCAGATAATGGCTGTGGAAACCATTATTGCCAGGGCACGGTCTCTAAAAGCAAAGTTTGGGATCAATAAATGTGAAAACATTGATGAAAAGGAGGATCTGGAAAA GTTTGTGAATTCTTTGCTGGAGGAACCAGAGGTGTCAGTGGTTGGAGCAGGAAGAGGCCCAGCTGGAAGCATTATTCACAATTTATTTGTCACTGCTCAGAgg
- the LOC121322342 gene encoding rab3 GTPase-activating protein catalytic subunit-like isoform X3 → MAADSDPESEVFEITDFTTASEWERFVSKVEEVLNNWKLIGSSVHKPLEKGEYNSGTWEEKTEEISFADYKFTITHHYLKKESPDGEEKEEPEEDAFPAAMQDLLCMNNDFPPRAHCLVRWYGVREFVIISPGANNDAIISESKCNLLLSSISIALGNTGSQVPLFVQIQQKWRRMYAGECQGPGVRTDFEMVHLRKVPNQYSHLSGLLDIFKSKIGCPLTPIPPVNIAIRFTYILQDWQQYSWPQQPPDFDALLGGEVGGVEFGKLPFGACEDPISELHLATTWPHLTEGIVVDNDVYSDLDPVQAPHWSVRVRKADNPQCLLGDFLSEFFKLCCRKESTEEILGRSPLEEEGKENADISQALSKLTEPTTVPIHKLSVSSMVHSARKRMRRHRHVEESPLSNEVLNSILLYLFPDAAEKPSNGAEEKPCTSNANRPPEKEPENYNLYNQFKSSPADSLTYKLSLCLCMVNFYHGGVKGVVQLWQEFVLEMRYRWENNYLVPGLASGPPDLRCCLLHQKLQMLNCCIERKKARDNGKRPSSSDSSAGSAGERKVSGSDNGKAAQNSSGIVDRRERGEANQGKSWESWSDSEEEFFECLSDTEELKENAQDNEKKEGPPKENKDAPRTKAEGRLHPHGKLTLLHYIQEPLYIPVTQEPAPMTEDLLEEQSEVLAKLGTSAEGAHLRARMQSACLLSDMESFKAANPGCCLEDFVRWYSPRDYVEEEVLDEKGNTITKGELSARMKIPGNMWAEAWETAKPAPARRQKRLFDDTREAEKVLHYLAVQKPADLTRHLLPCIIHAAILKEKEEESTEDIASVRKVISQIISNASKILRYPNPDYKKLEEIINQIMAVETIIARARSLKAKFGINKCENIDEKEDLEKDCTALLQPFPQSHQLANIFKKCFFFK, encoded by the exons ATGGCGGCTGATAGTGAT CCGGAGTCGGAAGTGTTTGAAATCACAGACTTCACCACCGCCTCGGAATGGGAAAG GTTTGTTTCAAAGGTAGAGGAAGTGCTGAATAACTGGAAACTGATTGGAAGTAGCGTACACAAACCTCTGGAGAAG GGCGAATATAACAGTGGCACCTGGGAAGAAAAGACAGAAGAAATTTCCTTTGCAGACTACAAATTTACAATAACGcatcactatttaaaaaaagagtcacCCGACGGGGAAGAAAAAGAGGAACCAGAGGAAG ATGCATTCCCTGCAGCTATGCAAGATTTGCTGTGCATGAACAATGATTTTCCACCCAGAGCTCACTGTTTAGTCAGATG gtaTGGGGTGCGTGAGTTTGTTATAATTTCTCCAGGAGCCAACAATGATGCAATCATCAGTGAATCAAAGTGTAATCTGCTGTTAAGTTCCATATCAATTGCCTTGGGGAACACAGGCAG CCAGGTACCACTGTTTGTACAAATCCAGCAGAAGTGGCGACGGATGTATGCTGGTGAATGTCAGGGTCCTGGGGTCCGCACTGACTTTGAAATGGTCCACCTTCGCAAAGTGCCAAACCAGTACAGTCACCTGTCAGGACTGCTGGATATCTTCAAGTCAAAGATT GGTTGCCCTTTGACTCCCATACCCCCTGTGAACATAGCAATCAGGTTCACATACATCCTTCAGGACTGGCAGCAATATTCCTGGCCCCAACAACCTCCAG ACTTTGATGCACTTCTGGGAGGGGAAGTTGGAGGAGTGGAATTTGGGAAGTTGCCATTTGGAGCCTGTGAGGATCCTATTAG tgaaCTTCACTTAGCCACGACTTGGCCCCACCTGACAGAAGGCATTGTTGTTGATAATGACGTTTATTC CGATTTAGATCCTGTTCAGGCACCTCATTGGTCGGTGAGAGTAAGAAAAGCAGATAACCCTCAATGCCTTCTGg GTGATTTCCTTAGTGAATTTTTTAAACTCTGTTGTCGGAAGGAGTCTACTGAGGAAATTCTAGGAAGGTCACCTTTGGAGGAAGAGGGAAAAG agaatgcAGATATTAGTCAAGCCTTATCTAAACTGACTGAGCCAACCACTGTTCCCATTCATAAACTGTCTGTGTCCAGCATGGTTCACAGTGCACGGAAAAGGATGCGCAGACATCGACATGTGGAGGAGTCACCACTCAGTAACGAGGTCCTTAATTCAATTTTATTG taCCTTTTCCCAGATGCAGCTGAGAAACCATCCAATGGAGCTGAAGAAAAACCTTGCACATCTAATGCAAACCGGCCACCTGAAAAAGAGCCTGAGAACTAT aATCTGTACAATCAGTTCAAGTCCTCTCCTGCTGACAGTCTTACCTACAAACTGTCCCTCTGTCTCTGCATGGTCAACTTCTATCACGGAGGAGTAAAGGGTGTGGTACAGCTCTGGCAGGAGTTTGTGTTGGAAATGCGTTACAGATGGGAAAACAATTATCTCGTGCCAGG GTTAGCCAGTGGACCTCCTGATCTAAGATGTTGCTTATTGCACCAGAAGCTGCAG ATGTTAAACTGTTGCATTGAGAGGAAGAAAGCCAGAGACAATGGGAAGAGGCCGAGCTCTTCGGACAGTTCTGCTGGCAGTGCGGGGGAGAGGAAGGTGTCCGGCAGTGACAATGGGAAGGCCGCACAGAATTCCTCTGGGATTGTGGaccggagagagagaggagaggccaACCAGGGGAAGTCTTGGGAATCCTGGAGTGACAGTGAGGAAGAGTTCTTCGAGTGCCTCAGTGACACGGAGGAgctgaaagaaaatgcacagGACAATGAAAAGAAGGAGGGAcctccaaaagaaaacaaagacgcACCAAGGACTAAAGCTGAAGGCCGTCTGCATCCGCATGGGAAACTGACCCTGCTGCACTACATTCAAGAGCCCCTGTATATCCCAGTAACACAA GAGCCGGCTCCAATGACAGAGGATTTGCTAGAAGAACAGTCAGAGGTGTTGGCTAAATTAGGGACATCAGCTGAAGGAGCGCATCTGCGGGCTCGAATGCAGAGCGCCTGTCTACTCTCAGACATGGAGTCCTTCAAG GCAGCTAACCCTGGTTGCTGTTTGGAAGACTTTGTGAGGTGGTACTCTCCCCGGGATTATGTTGAGGAGGAGGTGCTTGATGAGAAAGGCAATACAATTACCAAGGGGGAGCTGAGCGCCAGGATGAAGATACCTGGAAACATGTGGGCGGAGGCCTGGGAGACGGCCAAGCCAGCCCCAGCACGCAGGCAAAAGAGGCTTTTCGATGACACCAGAGAGGCGGAAAAG GTTCTGCATTATTTAGCTGTTCAGAAACCTGCTGACCTCACAAGACATTTATTGCCCTGCATTATCCATGCTGCCATTCTCAAAGAGAAAGAGGAAG AATCGACAGAAGATATTGCTTCTGTAAGAAAAGTAATTTCGCAGATAATCTCTAATGCCAGCAAGATTTTACGTTATCCCAACCCAGATTATAAGAAACTGGAG GAAATTATTAACCAGATAATGGCTGTGGAAACCATTATTGCCAGGGCACGGTCTCTAAAAGCAAAGTTTGGGATCAATAAATGTGAAAACATTGATGAAAAGGAGGATCTGGAAAA GGACTGCACTGCTCTTCTGCAACCGTTCCCTCAATCTCACCAACTtgccaacatttttaaaaagtgttttttttttaaataa